From the genome of Azospirillum fermentarium:
AGCAGTCCGGCCCAGGTCTTCTTGGGCGACAGGCGCGGGGCCAGCTTCGGCCCGCCGATGGTCCGCCCGGCGGCATAGGCGCCGATGTCGGTGGCCCACACCGCCAGCATCACGAACAGCAAAAGCCCGAGCCCCCCCTGGGGCGACTCGCGCAGCCAGTCCAGCCCCACGGCGCCGAAGGCCACATAGGGCAGACCCGCCGCCATCCACCCGCGGTCGCAGCCCGCCGCCGACCAGCCCACCGCCGCCGCCAGAACCACCGCCACACCGGCACCGGCCAGCGGCCCCGCCGCCACCGCCGCGGCCAGCGACACCGCCACCGCGGCCAGCGCCAGCGGCAGCACCGCCGGGCGCCGGGCCGGGCCGCCGACGATCACCACCCATTCGCGCATGGCAATCAGGGCCGCCGCGGCCAGCAGCAGCCGGAACGGCCAGCCGCCCAGCCACACCAGCGCCAGGACGGCCGGCCCCAGCACCAGGGACGACAGGATGCGCGCCTTCAGCTCGCTGGTTTTCTTAACGGCTGCTGGCGGTGGCGCCGAAGCGCCGGTCGCGTCGCTGGAATTCGGCAATGGCGGCCTCCAGATCGCTCTTGGTGAAATCGGGCCAGAGCGTGTCCGTGAACACCAGCTCCGTATAAGCCGTCTGCCAGAGCAGGAAATTGCTCAGGCGCAGTTCTCCGCTGGTGCGGATCAGCAGGTCGGGGTCGGGGATGCCGTCGGTGTGAAGCCGGGCGGCCAGCGCCCCCTCGTCCACATCGGCGGGGCTGATGCGGCCGGCGGCCACATCTTCGGCCAGACGCCGGGCGGCCAGCGTGATTTCCTGCCGCCCGCCGTAGCTGAGCGCGATCACCACGGTCAGTGCCGTGTTGCCGGCGGTCAGCGTTTCCCCATGCTCGATCAGGGACACGATGTCGGGGGACAGCCGGGCACGGTCGCCGATCACCCGCAGCCGTACCCCGGCCTTATGAAGTTCCGCCACTTCGCTGCGCAGGTAGAAGCGCAGCAGACCCATCAGGTCCGACACCTCTTGCTCGGGCCGGCGC
Proteins encoded in this window:
- a CDS encoding phosphatidate cytidylyltransferase, whose translation is MPNSSDATGASAPPPAAVKKTSELKARILSSLVLGPAVLALVWLGGWPFRLLLAAAALIAMREWVVIVGGPARRPAVLPLALAAVAVSLAAAVAAGPLAGAGVAVVLAAAVGWSAAGCDRGWMAAGLPYVAFGAVGLDWLRESPQGGLGLLLFVMLAVWATDIGAYAAGRTIGGPKLAPRLSPKKTWAGLLGGVAASALTGALVALAVGAARPGVAALTGGVLAVVAQAGDLFESAVKRRYGVKDSGTLIPGHGGLLDRIDGLLTAAAALALFHAAAGERIAWW
- a CDS encoding isoprenyl transferase, whose protein sequence is MHDAQSSRPADPPVHVAIIMDGNGRWAKARGLPRTAGHKKGVDAVRRSITAARELGIAYLTLFSFSSENWRRPEQEVSDLMGLLRFYLRSEVAELHKAGVRLRVIGDRARLSPDIVSLIEHGETLTAGNTALTVVIALSYGGRQEITLAARRLAEDVAAGRISPADVDEGALAARLHTDGIPDPDLLIRTSGELRLSNFLLWQTAYTELVFTDTLWPDFTKSDLEAAIAEFQRRDRRFGATASSR